A window of Geitlerinema sp. PCC 9228 genomic DNA:
GTCGGTCAAGTCGTCTGCCGGTACGTAAACTGCTTGAATGGAGGTAATCGATCCTTCTTTAGTGGAAGTGATGCGCTCTTGCAGCTCGCCCATCTCCGTTCCCAAGGTGGGCTGGTATCCCACCGCAGAAGGCATCCGACCCAACAGCGCCGATACCTCAGAACCGGCTTGCACGAAACGGAAAATGTTGTCGATAAACAGCAGTACGTCTTGTTTGTTTACATCCCGGAAGTATTCGGCCATGGTGAGGGCGCTCAAACCAACCCGCATGCGCGCACCCGGGGGTTCGTTCATTTGCCCGTACACCAGCGCCACTTTCGAGTTGCTCAGGTTATCTTTGTCAATAACGCCAGATTCAATAAATTCGTTATACAGGTCGTTGCCTTCGCGGGTGCGTTCGCCCACACCGCCAAATACCGACACACCACCGTGGGCTTTGGCAATGTTGTTGATGAGCTCTTGAATGAGCACGGTTTTGCCCACGCCAGCGCCGCCAAACAGACCCACTTTACCGCCACGGCGATAGGGCGCGAGTAGGTCGATGACTTTAATTCCGGTCTCGAAAATGGAGGGTTTGGTTTCTAGGTCGGTGAGTTTGGGGGCAGGACGGTGAATGGGCGCGGTTTCTTCGGCGTTGACCGGGCCTTGTTCGTCTACTGGTTCGCCGATGACGTTGAAAATCCGTCCCAAGGTTGGCGTTCCCACGGGAACGTTGATGGGTTTGCCGGTGTCCACTACTTCCATGTTGCGGGTCAGACCGTTGGTGGACCCCATGGCCACGGAACGCAGTTGGTTGTCTCCCAACAGTTGCTGCACTTCGCAGACTAGGGAGATTTGCTGCCCGATTTCGTTGGTGCCTTCGATTCTTAAGGCGTTGTACATCCGCGGCATTTCGCCACTGGGGAATTTAACGTCCACCACGGGACCGATAATTTGCGTTATATAACCAACGTTGGTCTTTTCTGCTGCTTGTACCATGCTTGTGCCTTGTTTGCTTTGATGAGTTGACACGCTTGCGGCACCGATTGCTGGATGGCAATGGTGCTCGGTTGTTTGCGACTGCTGTTAGAGCGGCTATAAAGAACGAGGTGGTGCCTACCCCGCTCTCTAGAGCGAGCTGGCTAGCTGCGCTTCAACCATCCAATCGTAGCAGTCTATGCTGCCATTTCCTATGGCTGTTGGTAGCGGATTTATCTTTTAGCATACCATCGAATGGCTTTCAAATACGAGGATGGACTGGGGCTGGGGGCGATCGCGATGGGGTCTGGAAACTGCTAAGATACGCGATCGCTGGGGGCCAATCTTTGCTGGTGGCAGCTAAAGGTGGAAATTTCGAGCAATTTCGTGAATATCGGGGAAGACAAAGCCTACCTCTATTCTGTACCCTAGACATTTTCCGTTCCCCACCTACCATCGCACGCTTGGGGATCGTTTGGGCGGTAGGAACAGGTTGATTGTTGGTATCCTGACTTTTTGTGGAAGGTTTGCCGATCTTTTCTCGGGCGTTTTTCGGGAATTGATTGTTTTTTTTGGTTTTTTCTAGCATTTTTTGTTGTTCGCAAGCACTACCATCGTTCGGGAGATAAATCATGGCTATTATTTCTTTAAAAGCTTGGTATATTGATAAGTACGAACCCATTCAAGAAATTGAAAAACGTCCCCACGATTTGCGATTGAGCAAGCAAAGTTTGTTAAAATCAGCCCTGCGAGCGGATTTCTTAAATGATATTGAAGAGGTCAAACAAGCTTCGTGGTTTCAACGGTACCTCGAAGGGGCAGAAGTGGAATTTTATATTGAAGGGAGCGGCGGATATGCGATTTCCAATATCGATTTAATCAGCCATGAAATTTATTTCACCAAACGGGATGTCATGGCTCATTTGGACCCGACGATTTTTTTGAGCTACCAGCAAGAATACAGCGCATCCAGTACGGCTTTATCGGAGGCACTATCGACGGCGCTGGAACAGCTTAACCAACGATTGCGATTTCCTTTAAAAGTGGAAGTTTCTCCGCGTTCACAAAAAGCGCCTACGCGCTTGAACCAAACCACTATACGGCGGTTGCAAAAAAGTTTGCTTTTTATTGCTGATGTTACTCCGATTTTTGAAATGGAAAATGAATTGCGATCGCAGGTTCCCAGCCCTCAAGTTTGTTTGGAACTTGGCTGTGCTTTGCAAGGAAAACGAACCGAACAAATTTTGCTGGCCGGGCAACAACGCTACGATTCTCTAGAAGGACATTTCCCTTTTGAATTGCCCAACTACCAACAACTTTGGTTCGATCGCACTGGTGAACTTGAGGAAACTTTGCCGGTGGTTTTAGAAACGATGCTGCAAAAATTTGGTTTGTTTTTATAATCCCTTCCCAAATGAGCTAGCTGCGGTCTGTAGGTTACCTATTTTTGGATGTTTCCCAGAGAACAGATAAGCCTCAAAACGACTTCATCTTTTTGAATTCGGGCTATAGTAGAAACAAACAGCGATCGCGGGAGCGAACTTGCCCCTAGCAACGTTGGGGGGTAGTCTTCCCCCAAAGGGGGATGCCCATCTCGTGTCCCACCAAGCATGGATGGCTACGGAAAATTACGTTGAAATCGATAGAATTTTGTCAGGGCAGTGTCCCCGTACCTGCCCTGTACGCCCAAAATTTGCTCAGCGGCTATGGAATTAGATTTACCGAGATTTTATCAAGCTTGCAATCCCAGCAAACCCCTTTACATAGGCAACGAAACTGACCGCAGGTATTATATTGATTTTTCCGACCTGCGCGGTGGCAATATTATTCGACAGTTGGGACGTACGATTACTTTGCTATCGCCAGAAGAACCTACCTGCCAGCTATTTACCGGGCATATTGGTTGCGGAAAATCCACCGAACTGCTGCGTTTAAAAGCCGATTTAGAAGCCCAGGGATTTCATGTTGTCTATTTTGAATCCAGCCAAGATTTAGATCTAGTAGATGTAGACATTACCGATATTTTATTGGCGATCGCGCGCCAGGTCAGCGAAAGTTTGGCAAAACAAAAAGTTCATTTATATCCCACCGGCTTCAAAAAAATGCTCAAAGAAGCCGCCGAGCTGTTGCAAACCTCCATTGAAATTACAGGCGAAGCCTCGGTGCCTGGGGTAGGCAATCTCAGCGTTAGTTCCGAAGGGCAAGCCGAACTTTCCCTACCCATGGGCATTGGCAAAATCACCGCCAAAACCAAAGACAGCCCCCGCATGCGTTCGGTGTTGCGGCAATATCTAGAACCGCGCACCAACAATATTTTAGAAATTACCAACCAAGAACTGCTGCAAACCGCCAACGAAAAACTGAAACAACAGGGCAAAAAAGGCTTGGTTGTCATCGTCGATAACCTCGACCGTTTGGACAACTCCCCCAAACCCTGGGGCAGACCA
This region includes:
- the atpD gene encoding F0F1 ATP synthase subunit beta, with translation MVQAAEKTNVGYITQIIGPVVDVKFPSGEMPRMYNALRIEGTNEIGQQISLVCEVQQLLGDNQLRSVAMGSTNGLTRNMEVVDTGKPINVPVGTPTLGRIFNVIGEPVDEQGPVNAEETAPIHRPAPKLTDLETKPSIFETGIKVIDLLAPYRRGGKVGLFGGAGVGKTVLIQELINNIAKAHGGVSVFGGVGERTREGNDLYNEFIESGVIDKDNLSNSKVALVYGQMNEPPGARMRVGLSALTMAEYFRDVNKQDVLLFIDNIFRFVQAGSEVSALLGRMPSAVGYQPTLGTEMGELQERITSTKEGSITSIQAVYVPADDLTDPAPATTFAHLDATTVLSRGLASKGIYPAVDPLDSTSTMLQPDVVGEEHYQTARAVQATLQRYKELQDIIAILGLDELSEEDRLTVARARKIERFLSQPFFVAEVFTGLPGKYVSIEKNIEGFKKILSGEMDDLPEQAFYLVGDIDEAVEKAEKMKSES
- a CDS encoding P-loop NTPase fold protein — its product is MELDLPRFYQACNPSKPLYIGNETDRRYYIDFSDLRGGNIIRQLGRTITLLSPEEPTCQLFTGHIGCGKSTELLRLKADLEAQGFHVVYFESSQDLDLVDVDITDILLAIARQVSESLAKQKVHLYPTGFKKMLKEAAELLQTSIEITGEASVPGVGNLSVSSEGQAELSLPMGIGKITAKTKDSPRMRSVLRQYLEPRTNNILEITNQELLQTANEKLKQQGKKGLVVIVDNLDRLDNSPKPWGRPQPEYLFVDRGEQLAKLNCHLVYTIPLSLIFSNDLSRLTNRFGVKPKVLPMVPVRQRSGETCDRGIQLLRQMILARAFPEATPQKRLDMVEKVFDSTETLNRLCQVSGGHVRNLLGLLYSCLQQEDPPLGREAVESVIREYRDDLVAAITDDEWELLFQALREKNVRGDEDYQILLRSMFLYEYRDEQGRWFWINPALAETKLFQDAATQF